A genomic stretch from Asterias rubens chromosome 19, eAstRub1.3, whole genome shotgun sequence includes:
- the LOC117302899 gene encoding U3 small nucleolar ribonucleoprotein protein IMP3-like, which produces MRKLKFHEQKLLKKVDFISWEVDNNLHEVKVLRKYHIQKREDYTKYNKLSRHVRTLANKIKQLDPKDPFRTQCTSQLIEKLYMMGLIPTKRSLELCSKVNASAFCRRRLPVVMVRLNMAESVANAVRFIEQGHIRVGPELVLDPAFLVNKNLEDFVTWTDTSKIRQHVTTYNEMRDDFGPL; this is translated from the exons ATGAGAAAACTCAAGTTTCACGAACAAAAATTGTTGAAGAAAGTCGACTTTATATCATGGGAAGTCGACAACAACTTGCACGAGGTGAAAGTGCTGAGAAAATACCACATTCAAAAAAGAGAAGACTACACAAA GTATAATAAACTCAGTCGTCATGTACGTACATTGGCGAATAAGATAAAGCAGTTGGACCCTAAGGACCCTTTCCGAACACAATGCACATCACAGCTCATCGAAAAACT ATACATGATGGGTCTGATCCCTACAAAGCGAAGTCTGGAGCTTTGTTCCAAAGTAAATGCATCAGCGTTTTGTAGAAGAAGACTCCCTGTTGTCATGGTGAGACTCAATATGGCGGAGTCCGTGGCCAATGCTGTTAGATTCATTGAGCAAGGAC ATATACGAGTTGGACCAGAGCTTGTGTTAGATCCTGCGTTCTTAGTTAACAA GAATTTGGAGGACTTTGTGACATGGACAGACACTTCCAAGATTCGCCAACATGTTACAACGTACAACGAGATG AGAGATGATTTTGGACCATTATAA